A window of Tetrapisispora phaffii CBS 4417 chromosome 9, complete genome contains these coding sequences:
- the TPHA0I03170 gene encoding uncharacterized protein (similar to Saccharomyces cerevisiae YPR170W-B; ancestral locus Anc_7.526) yields the protein MQPIVSGGSAWFCTVLSAFGVVILSVIAHLFKTNHESFVGSINDPEDGPAVAHTVYLAALVYLGFFVFCGFQIYLIKRKPSIELR from the exons atGCAACCTATTGTTTCA GGTGGTAGTGCTTGGTTTTGTACCGTTCTTTCTGCATTTGGTGTTGTTATACTATCCGTTATAGCGCATCTGTTTAAGACAAATCATGAATCTTTTGTTGGTTCAATTAATGACCCAGAAGATGGTCCTGC CGTTGCTCATACCGTTTATCTAGCTGCATTAGTATATTTAGGGTTTTTCGTATTTTGTGGTTTCCAAATATACTTAATAAAGAGAAAAccatcaattgaattacGTTAG
- the BSP1 gene encoding Bsp1p (similar to Saccharomyces cerevisiae BSP1 (YPR171W); ancestral locus Anc_7.527): MFSLTLNIIIYYINYYYKKEVGYLVIYLPKKQLAYSRVSDSKYTMVREDKDLDSFLKNVEDIDQRRQNGQGRKTTTAKKPPIVGKKPFHLSTSDKEESLRVAKGILDGSYKETDSYKAIIDGPDDQDSTLEVDYISEYSVNLSPSNPSSPKKPNNQKDETITNQNKKFLISEEEYALLQQLKDQKNNESTNKKEKVKEDFTIPSRGKPRHLRDDPNEIKESHRDRRGYEHPHRSKEHTHRNHDHSHRSHDYSRRIHDYTHRTHKSNESSHRYRSMRNELEADDNVEVEAPPSLPRRRYKLSQDGSKVEDEERPPPLPIKPQRKIINNRSDIKNVSGEVESNQIRDHAQKRDDVEERRRDRIENINSQDSYIPVIDRSSKPKYDAKPVVNRETKPFSSSKNTSKESVEKVEFDKTEKTKAIANKPKPPPPSSRSMAQPKSYMESLETNKLTKASSSTSDKSLISTSKASSLDYLDSAQNRGPPVPEKKKISASYKVPSDKEKSNGFIGSALKSNKTPTDEIKRLKPEVPPKCNGIISTKSDKSSNPENDLNNNAETKDKPDLPPKKKALDTSLDGLKKLQQQKPDVPNKSPDIAFPKVKLKAISKQAPDVPKKKQPFADLKLKPVQKPKPVIPPKKLDIELPELKATKQEKIQIEENVEINKVSLKKTSVNIVKTNNDNNNQIPEALLKHKSLAKAKTAPLVPQRKISMPEALAKSKTIREASSKDKIVGGEIGKKRPPLTPPVRKELTPAEKLEAILQTPNPYVKNPVSRSSTNSDISTNSFTLLDKRKQTAYYLTNPKVVIAAQHH; encoded by the coding sequence ATGTTTAGTTtaacattaaatattataatatattatataaactatTATTACAAGAAGGAAGTTGGATATTTGGTTATATATCTACCAAAGAAACAGTTAGCTTATTCGAGGGTCAGTGACTCAAAGTATACCATGGTTAGAGAAGATAAGGATTTAGATagttttttaaaaaacGTAGAGGATATAGACCAGAGGAGACAAAATGGCCAAGGGAGAAAAACAACTACTGCAAAAAAGCCACCAATTGTCGGTAAGAAACCATTTCATTTGAGCACTTCTGATAAGGAGGAAAGCTTACGGGTTGCTAAAGGGATACTGGATGGTTCTTACAAAGAAACAGATTCTTACAAGGCGATTATTGATGGACCTGATGATCAAGATTCTACGCTTGAGGTCGATTATATATCTGAATACAGCGTGAACTTATCGCCGTCAAATCCGTCCTCACCAAAGAAGCCTAATAATCAGAAAGATGAAACTATTACTAACCAGAATAAGAAATTCCTTATTTCCGAAGAGGAGTATGCACTTCTTCAACAATTAAAGGACCAGAAAAATAACGAAAGTAccaataaaaaagaaaaggtCAAAGAGGATTTTACTATTCCAAGCAGAGGTAAACCGAGACATCTTCGTGATGATCCAAATGAGATCAAAGAGTCTCATAGAGATCGTAGAGGTTATGAACATCCTCATAGAAGTAAGGAACACACTCACAGAAATCATGATCATTCTCATAGAAGCCATGACTATTCTCGGAGAATTCATGACTATACTCATAGAACTCACAAAAGTAATGAAAGTAGTCACAGATATAGATCCATGAGAAATGAACTGGAAGCTGATGATAATGTAGAGGTAGAAGCGCCGCCATCGCTACCAAGGAGAAGATATAAATTGAGTCAAGATGGGAGTAAAGTTGAAGATGAGGAAAGACCACCACCATTGCCTATTAAACctcaaagaaaaataataaataacagAAGCGATATCAAAAATGTGTCTGGGGAGGTTGaatcaaatcaaataaGGGATCACGCCCAAAAACGAGATGATGTAGAGGAAAGACGTAGGGatagaattgaaaatattaattctCAAGATTCATATATACCCGTTATAGATAGAAGCTCTAAACCTAAATATGATGCTAAGCCTGTTGTGAATCGCGAAACTAAGCCATTTAGCAGCTCCAAAAATACTTCAAAAGAATCTGTAGAAAAGGTCGAATTCGacaaaactgaaaaaaCAAAGGCTATTGCTAATAAACCAAAACCTCCACCACCCAGTTCCAGATCAATGGCCCAGCCAAAATCTTATATGGAATCGTTAGAAACTAACAAACTGACTAAAGCAAGTTCGTCTACCTCTGACAAGAGCTTAATTTCAACTTCTAAGGCATCCTCACTAGATTATTTGGATTCAGCACAAAATAGAGGACCACCTGTTCcggaaaagaaaaaaatatcagcTTCATATAAGGTACCCTcagataaagaaaaatcaaatggTTTTATTGGATCAGCTTTAAAATCTAACAAAACTCCTACTGATGAGATCAAGCGTTTGAAACCGGAAGTTCCTCCTAAGTGTAACGGTATTATTTCAACCAAAAGTGACAAAAGCTCGAATCCTGAAAATGATCTAAATAACAATGCAGAGACTAAAGATAAGCCTGATCTTCCGCCCAAGAAAAAAGCGTTAGATACCTCATTAGATGGGTTGAAAAAACTTCAGCAACAAAAGCCTGATGTTCCCAACAAGAGTCCTGATATTGCATTTCCGAAAGTAAAACTGAAAgcaatttcaaaacaagCACCAGATGTgccaaaaaagaaacaaccATTTGCagatttaaaattgaaaccaGTACAAAAACCAAAGCCTGTTATTCCACCAAAAAAGCTTGATATTGAATTACCTGAATTAAAAGCGACCAAGCAGGAAAAGATACAAATAGAAGAAAACGTTGAAATAAACAAGGTCAGCTTAAAGAAAACATCAGTAAATATAGTAAAGactaataatgataacaataatCAAATCCCAGAAGCATTACTAAAACATAAATCACTGGCAAAAGCTAAGACTGCTCCTTTAGTTCCTCAAAGAAAGATTTCAATGCCAGAAGCCCTCGCTAAATCTAAAACTATTAGGGAAGCTTCTAGCAAGGATAAAATCGTTGGTGGTGAAATAGGCAAGAAGAGACCACCACTAACACCCCCTGTTAGAAAGGAATTGACGCCAGCTGAAAAGTTGGAGGCAATTCTACAGACACCGAATCCATATGTAAAAAATCCTGTGTCTAGATCATCGACCAATTCTGACATTTCAACAAACTCATTTACCCTTCTtgataaaagaaaacagaCAGCATATTATCTGACAAATCCAAAAGTAGTAATAGCAGCTCAACATCATTGA
- the TPHA0I03190 gene encoding pyridoxal 5'-phosphate synthase (similar to Saccharomyces cerevisiae YLR456W and YPR172W; ancestral locus Anc_7.529): protein MSCTANFPDHLLNLIKKSKYLHLATSSTECVPSISLMNYIYVPQDKLFRPADIYDYIIFATPQNTEKYHNMEANPVVALLFHDWVTANNLSIKKKSLSQTNTPEPGASGIVESAPPSKLLNLLQELNQAELNEMSATIIGHAYIVSQDSEEESHYKKLLLKVNPDASAFILGEETVVVKVKIESCKVTDTSNNTKIYT from the coding sequence ATGTCATGTACTGCTAATTTTCCAGATCATTTGCTTAATTTGATCAAAAAGTCGAAATATCTTCATCTAGCTACCTCATCAACAGAATGTGTACcatcaatttctttaatgaattaCATATATGTCCCACAAGATAAGTTATTTCGACCTGCTGACATATatgattatattatttttgcaACCCCTCAAAATACAGAAAAATATCACAACATGGAAGCAAACCCTGTGGTCGCTCTGTTATTTCATGATTGGGTGACAGCTAACAACCTATCcattaaaaagaaaagtcTCTCCCAAACTAACACACCAGAACCAGGGGCTAGTGGTATTGTGGAGTCTGCACCTCCTAGCAAATTGTTAAATCTTCTACAAGAACTTAACCAAGCTGAACTAAATGAGATGAGTGCAACCATCATTGGCCATGCATATATCGTATCTCAAGATTCTGAAGAAGAATCTCATTACAAAAAGTTATTGTTGAAGGTAAACCCTGATGCATCTGCATTTATATTGGGTGAGGAAACTGTGGTAGTGAAAGTGAAAATCGAAAGCTGCAAAGTAACTGatacttcaaataataCCAAAATATACACTTGA